TCTTTACCGGTTTTTTTATCGAGCGCGATGATAAATGACTGCCCTTCGTGATCCCAATTGACAATGATTTTATCACGATGGAGCACTGGCGAACTGCCTTCGCCGAAACCTCGCCGGGTGCTCATGTCCCCCAAATCTTTTTCCCATTTAAGATTGCCCTGCATATCATAGCAATACAAACCGCGCGAGCCGAAATACGCGTACACGTGTTCACCATCCGTTACCGGTGAATTAGATGCCAGGGTTCCGGTGGTATGGGTGCCTTCATGGGGTAATGTTTCGCGGGCAGTGTGTTGCCATAAAATTTTGCCATCCGAACGGTTAATAGCAAAAATCTCAAACTTAACTTCTTCCTGCGAATTGGGTTGTGTATCGCTTTTGATCGCTGTCAAAACAAAAATCTGATTACCCCAGACGATAGGGGTGGCATGACCCTTTCCCGGGATCTCGATTTTCCATTTAATATTTTTGCTTTCACTCCATTCTACCGGCGGATTGCCGTAAGGCGACACACCATTTGCGTAAGGCCCGCGCCATTGCGGCCAATTTTTCTCAAAATCGCTTTGAGGCTGATCTCCCCATACCAACACCGGGATGAAGCAAAGACAGGCAAAAACGATACTATATTTTCCCATCAAAAATTCCTCTCGTTTGTAGTTGTTGATTGGGATTTACCAACCAATTTCAGCTGAAGTATGTCGGTGTGCGGTTATTCAAAATATGAACAAGAATAGTAGCAAAATGATTGGGCGTTGAGATTCTTAGCGTGCACTTACACACAGATTTTGTTGAAATCCCTTGTTCTCGCACCGACAAAAGCGGACAGAACCGAAGCTGAGAACCTTGTGAAAGTGGTTGAAACCAATGAGATGAAAATGTTATTTCACAATCGTCAGACTCTTACCAACAAGCACATCGCCATGCATGTGCCCGAATATTTCCACAATTTGCGCGTTCATTAATGCATCTGATGCCGGTTCTTCCAGAGATACCTTTGCTAAGGCATTGTGTTTATCCCTGGCATAAAAGGACTTTATGAGACCATTCTGATTTCTTTCAAATCCTTTTTCGCTATCTACCAGAATTTTTACGCGCTGATTAATCTCGCCGCTTGCCCGAACTGAGCTAAAAGAACCAATATCATTACCCGGTAACAAAAATAAAAGTGCATAAAGGACGAAAAGTGTAATAATAGGTATAATCACTTTTGACCGGCTGCTGAGTTTCATTTGGCTCTCTTTGTGTTTTTGTTCGACATAGATTTATTGTTTTCTGAATAAAATACAACCAGGCAACTTGTTGAATAAGTTTGAATGCTGGAACGCCCAGATTGTTTCCGTTCTTTTCCCGTATTTATTGTTTTAACGTGATATCGCCCGAAAAATTTAAGATACAATGCCCTACAAAAGACATTACCGGAAACAAAGCATAGCGAGGAAATAGCGATTCTTTGTTTTACTGTCCGAAGGGACAATAATAATAAAAATTTTACTCACATTGGGAAATATCGTATTTTTTTGATTTTGAAGATATCGAAAATGGGTTAGTTTGGCAATATTTTTTTGGGGATTTTGTAGGTTGTGGAAATTGTTTGGGGGTAGGGGTCATTTGAAAATAATATAAAATTTTCAAATGACCGATTCCATCCGAAGCAAATCAATCGTAATTGATCTGCCAAAAATCGATTCTGAGCGGCAATCCATAGCCCGGCGTGAATGGGTTAACTATCGAATTAATATCATTTTATATATCTGCGGACTGTTTGCTCCTGCGGCGGATTGAAATTGCAGTGTGTAAAAATAAACGCCGGAAGAAGCATTTTTCCCGTTGTTGTCCCGCCCATCCCATTCAATCGAATGATTGCCTGCCGGCAGGTGTGGCGTGGTTTTTGCCAAACCAATTTTCCGTTAACATCAAATATTTGCAGCGTCGGCTGTCCTTCGGTGATTAACCGGAAAGGAATTTCTGTTGTCGGATTAAAGGGATTGGGAAAGTTTTGAAGCAACTCAAATTGTGTGGCAATATTTCCGTTAACCGGTCGGGTGCCGGGTTCTGTGATTGTTAAAATCTGATTGATAGCCACATCGGTGAGGTTTTGGATTTCGCCCGATGGCCATTGCACGTTAATTTCATCGATAACGGCAGCTTTTTTTAAACCGAAAGCCGCCAGCAGCGAATGGTTGGAAGCATAGCTGCTGCCCGCACGAATTTCGTGCATTTGCTGGTCACCACCGGTTTTGACAAATACTTTTGCTCCGATGCCACAGTAATTGCTCCTGCTGCCTACCAACCGAATGGTAATCCAATTGTTCGTATGTGTTTGATTGTTAAACAGTTGAAATTCATCGCGATCCACATTTAATACCGCAATGTCGATGGCGCCGTCGTTGTCAAA
The window above is part of the Calditrichia bacterium genome. Proteins encoded here:
- a CDS encoding CRTAC1 family protein → MDYDNDGDRDLHVVNGAMLWPNQYSEKNVFFRNNGNGFFNEVSAQLGLDTEGDSRASVCADFDNDGAIDIAVLNVDRDEFQLFNNQTHTNNWITIRLVGSRSNYCGIGAKVFVKTGGDQQMHEIRAGSSYASNHSLLAAFGLKKAAVIDEINVQWPSGEIQNLTDVAINQILTITEPGTRPVNGNIATQFELLQNFPNPFNPTTEIPFRLITEGQPTLQIFDVNGKLVWQKPRHTCRQAIIRLNGMGGTTTGKMLLPAFIFTHCNFNPPQEQTVRRYIK